Below is a window of Solanum stenotomum isolate F172 chromosome 7, ASM1918654v1, whole genome shotgun sequence DNA.
tattattttttaatttcaattttgcaCAACTGTTATCCactaatttttctaataatcacTTGATTTAATATGTCCAACCTAGCTACAACACAATGTTTAGAGTCTAATGATATCGATGGGATTCTCCCTCATAATAATAAGTGTGAGCTCGATTCTCGTTAATCCCTTCTTCCCCTCTTGCGGTCCCtatgtaataaaaaataagaaaaatgtttaacttgaaaaaggaaaagggaaagaGATATGTTGTAATTCCCCCTAATAAATCTCAATAtaatcttcattttattttggtaTGTATATGTTAGTGAGGTGATTGGATAATAAAGGAATATGAACAAATACAAGTACACAAAAGGCCCACCCACATGCAATGGATTAATAAGTCAATACTTTGAGTTGCTATCATCTTTTTAATGTACGGAGTATTTCTTTTCTTAAGTCATATTcgacttttttgaaaaaaaaaataaaataaagagacaaAAAGTATTTTCAGTTACCAAAATCTCACATATCACAATCATTTATGTACTGTTTTCCACCTTATGTGCTCTTGATAAAATTTCATTAGATGTAAAATCTGGGAGGCGAGGTTGAGATGATTTGGATATATGAAAAGGAGATGTATATATGTCATAatgaggaggtgtgagaggttgtcTAAGCAAAGGTAGAGGAAGGCCAAAAAGTATCTGGGACAAGTGATTATACTGAAGACATGACCGAtatgaggatttttttttttccgatATGAGGATATAGAGGTCGAGTATTAAGGTTAAAGATTAGAAGGTAGTCCAATATTGTCTAGTTTCTCTtatcaatataataattatgaCTCTCGCTATCCTATTTTTACTACATGTTGTTTTCTTGCTTTTTCAGTATTCGTagtatttgttgttgttattattctTTTCTACATTATATTCTACATGACTTTTATACtattgtatttccttttttatattgtttgatCTGTTTATCAAAGGTGACGATCTATCGAAGACAACATCTCTATTCTCACAAGGTAGGAGTAAAACATACACATTACCCTCTTCAGATCTCACTTGTGGAATTTCGCTGAATATGGGTTATATAATGACGATGGAGTAAACTCATGTTAGTCAACGAGCACAGATATCGGGTAACTCTGTCAGGCAAAGTTAAATAACAATAGGCTCATAGTAAACGTTGTAGCTGAAGGTTCAAACCTGAGATCATTAGATTGTTACTCTTATATGCCTCAACCACTCAATCACTCTCAGAGACATGTCTCCTGTTTTTCCATTTACTTTCTTTCAAATATGAGAGGAGAGAATACCTTGTAGAACAGAAGGATTGAAGAAGAATCAAACCTCACAAAAGTAAAGTTTCGAGCTCTACTCAAACATCAAGGCTGCACTCTCACCATTGAACCAAAGCCCCGAGGGCTATTACATTGTAAGAATCATGTAGAGGGTTTATCTATTTTACAACAGTAGCATTACCTAGAACGCTTTAACTTATCATGAGGTTTTACGATTATGAATCAGTAACAAGGAATTGCACAACAATGTGAGACATGGAACTTAACTACATAGTACAAGTGAATGAGTAGCTTTCATGGAGAAAGCTCGAGTAGAGCTTACTTTAGATTAATGAAGTTCAGGCTGCATTTCTTCTCAGCAACCAGAGTAACAAGATCCTTCACCGGCCAAGGAACCCGTCTTCACTCTTTGTTATCAACAATCTCCGGAAGGCTCTTCAGTGCCTGTGATGGAAAAAGAGATTAATACCAACGGGGGAGAGAGAAAAGATTATGAAATGGTGATTGAACAATGATTCTTGCTGCTGACCTGATACAAGTACCAGGAAACAAAGGCATCTGTAGCAGCATAATGTAGTTGGTCCCTAGATAACACATTAGCCTCCCAATTCCCCAACCTGATATTACTTGGCTTAGGGAGCTGCAATAAATAGAAAGTATCAGTTGAATCTCACACTTGATTGGAAGAAAAGAACTGGAAAGATTTGGAGTGTGTAGCAGCACAACATAGTTATTGTAGTAATAAGACAAATTCTCTGTCCAGCAAGATTTTATAATCACTTCAAGATTGATCGAAATGTAGGATCGTAAAAAGGGAGGAAAGGATTGGGAAAAGGAGGAGCAAAGCAACACCATAAGGTCTTCTGTGATGACATTCAGGGTATACATAAAGCCAGCCATTAGACGTTTGACACTTAGAGGAGCTAAGCGTATCAGTGGGCATATCTATGAGGAGACTTGTGGGGTGCTCAAGATCTTCTTTGGAGAATGTGATTCCTGATGCTGTTACTTACACTGAGCATGCTAGGAGGAAGGACCGCCACGGATGGTGTGTATGCCTTCAAGAGACGGGGCTGGACTTTATATGGTTTTGGGGGTTGAGGGGAGATTTGCTTCTGAGTTTTGTTTTGTCCGCAACAGTCTCTGTCAAGAAAACCACAACACTGGTTCTTTTGTAATTTGGGATTTGGTGGAATACTGTTTCAGAACTTTCTGACATTTGCTCCAATTCAGTGAATACTACTGActgattcaaaaagaaaaagattttacATTCTAATATGCACATGTGTCCAGCAGATGAGGTAGCATTTCAACTTGGGTCTCTTCTTTAAAAGTTGCAAGTTTAAagttcttttttagtttttatataCCTTAACAAGTCAACTAAAAATCTCAAGTCTACTGATAAGAAACTGATTGGAACAGGCAAGATACCAGTCCCGTTCCCTCTTTGCCCCTCCCTGACCCCTGATCAAAGATCTCAAAAGCAGAAAGGAAAAGCATAAAATAGAGAGACACAATATAAATGGTTGAATAAAGACCTGCTTGGCAAGAAGCTTCTCAGTTAGTGATGCTAGACTCCACTTCTTGGGATCATCAATCTTTTTGTTGGCAAGTTCAGAAAGATCTTCCAAAGCCTTCACCGACACATTGTGATCTTGGCGAACTTTGTAAGCATCATTTGCAATGCAAACACCCACCTAGGTTTGTTCGAACACTATGAAGTTAAGAAACCACATCCTATTATAATTCATTGTTTGATAAATGTTACCAGAAAAAGTGAACAAATGCCAACCTTCACAACAGTTGGATCCTCAAGAAGAGATTGCAGAGTTTGAGGGATTCCAGAGTGGATGATATGCAGAACATAACAATTACCCTGGTCACCACATATCTGCATAACAGCAGCCTTCCCAGGTGGCACACCTGAAGAGAACACCTATTATTCTGTAATCACTATAACTTACAACATTCCACTTAACACAAGTAAAATGAAGCAGAAATCCAATTAATTACGCATGTGATAACTAAAACAAAAGGTCGGGGGGGTTATATTCGCCTACTTATAGACTAAAGAACATGCCTAAACAACTAGAGTATGAGTGCAAGAAGTGAAGCCAAATAGGAACATACAAAAGAATAATctctcaataatatattttaggaGAAACTTTATATAGAGAAAAGAAGTCTTTCTAATCACCACAAGAATATTGAGAAACTCTTGGTAGACATATCTACTTAAGATGCAGATGTAATCACTTAGATGCAATGACTTATGTCTGTTTTCTCAAAATATCTTTGTCGTCAACATATTCTGGATGTACTTTTCATGACATTTGTCTATACACTCTCATTGCTCCAAGAAAACAACAGAAGATAAAGTTACATGATTTAGAAGATTCATATATCCAACCCCAACTAGCTCAAGATGAAGCATAGTAGTGATTGTTGAAGTTTTGAAGACAAAACAAGATCAAGTAAGTTCCCCAACATCAAGTATGAACTATTAAACTTCACCGGGTGTCATAACAAACAATGTAACCTGTTGACCTTGTGGGATGATTCTTCAACAAATGTCACATTTTATAACTTGCAACATTCCATTTAACACCCCCTCAGTGAAGCTTAGTATAGTAAAAAGCTAAAGAAAGAGAATAAATGCAAAAGCTAGTAAATCGAAAGACTGATAGAATTCTATAACTACTCAAGAATTCTGATTATAGTTCTCATATTTCAGACAGTAGTGAAACTATCATTCGATTAACATTGAACTGACCTCTTCTAAAACTGGGCTTCCATTCAATGTCAAATCCAA
It encodes the following:
- the LOC125870640 gene encoding Werner Syndrome-like exonuclease — translated: MGTPISAEFDDWDRPFTEEELQEIDAAFQSATKRRNDSEDVAAAGEESRRKSRRRLPESLFVYHQQNEASNSSLLSPCSRNRSPCSYSYRSSNQAKLVMQYPEMSFKGQVIYSRTIKEVEKSAVELLNFVEEKKRKEGDVALGFDIEWKPSFRRGVPPGKAAVMQICGDQGNCYVLHIIHSGIPQTLQSLLEDPTVVKVGVCIANDAYKVRQDHNVSVKALEDLSELANKKIDDPKKWSLASLTEKLLAKQLPKPSNIRLGNWEANVLSRDQLHYAATDAFVSWYLYQALKSLPEIVDNKE